In a single window of the Campylobacter iguaniorum genome:
- a CDS encoding uroporphyrinogen-III synthase, with protein sequence MIYLVSNTLSNDENVVNLQVCQIKFNKFNIDLSEFDVLILTSKNAINALKFSEIVPVNLRVFSIGEATTLAAKDFGFSNVIQAKNSHGREFGDEILPNLIGKKVLYIRAKETVSNLSEFFSQNGVNLTTIVGYENVILSLEPHLKPPKSSIIVFTSPKNVEAFVRNFGWDSSYKAVAIGNTTAKSLNNFTTSIISKTQSLDECLNLAKNL encoded by the coding sequence ATGATTTATCTAGTTTCAAACACATTATCAAACGATGAAAATGTAGTAAATTTGCAAGTTTGCCAGATCAAATTTAATAAATTTAATATTGATTTGAGCGAGTTTGACGTGCTTATACTAACAAGCAAAAATGCCATAAATGCTCTTAAATTTAGCGAGATTGTGCCTGTGAATTTGAGAGTTTTTAGTATAGGTGAGGCGACAACTTTAGCTGCTAAAGATTTTGGATTTAGCAATGTAATTCAAGCTAAAAATTCACATGGGCGTGAGTTTGGAGATGAAATTTTACCAAATTTGATTGGCAAAAAAGTACTTTACATAAGGGCTAAAGAAACTGTTTCAAATTTGAGCGAGTTTTTTAGTCAAAATGGCGTAAATTTAACTACAATCGTTGGCTATGAAAATGTAATTTTAAGCCTTGAGCCACATTTAAAACCGCCAAAAAGCTCAATTATAGTATTTACAAGTCCAAAAAACGTAGAAGCATTTGTGCGTAATTTTGGCTGGGATAGTAGCTACAAAGCCGTTGCTATCGGCAATACAACAGCAAAATCGCTAAATAATTTTACTACTAGTATCATCAGTAAAACTCAAAGTTTAGATGAGTGCTTGAATTTGGCAAAAAACCTTTAA
- a CDS encoding DNA-deoxyinosine glycosylase: MQTHPFEPIFDSGSKVLILGSFPSVSSRADGFYYGHKKNRFWDVLSAIYNCQNLITKEEKIKFLIDHNIAVYDAAYKCEIKGSSDSSICEVVPADLSQIFDNANIKMVFANGNKSYEICKKFYDFEPIKLPSTSPLNIKFDLEKLKQKWSIILEYTK; the protein is encoded by the coding sequence ATGCAAACACACCCTTTTGAGCCGATTTTTGATAGTGGCTCAAAGGTCTTAATCCTCGGCTCTTTTCCTTCTGTAAGCTCAAGAGCCGATGGATTTTATTACGGACATAAAAAAAATAGATTTTGGGACGTTTTATCAGCTATTTACAACTGCCAAAATTTAATCACAAAAGAAGAAAAAATCAAATTTTTAATAGATCATAATATAGCCGTCTATGACGCTGCTTACAAATGTGAGATAAAAGGCTCGTCAGATAGCAGTATTTGCGAGGTTGTGCCAGCAGATTTAAGTCAAATTTTTGATAATGCAAACATAAAAATGGTATTTGCAAATGGTAATAAATCCTATGAAATATGCAAAAAATTTTATGATTTTGAGCCTATTAAACTGCCATCAACCAGCCCTTTAAATATCAAATTTGATTTAGAAAAACTAAAACAAAAATGGTCTATAATCTTGGAATATACAAAATGA
- a CDS encoding RDD family protein, which translates to MSENLLDKLYRENITVASINKRILAYSVDEIIVSVLFLIVYWDSLMSVSGDVEKLVLMVSNLFFQITLLRVVYHTFFTWYYGATLGKMMFKIICIDTVMLSKPTLSASFLRATIRIFSEWCFYLGYVWALGNPCRQTWHDKLARTVVCNAY; encoded by the coding sequence ATGAGCGAAAATTTGCTAGATAAGTTATATAGAGAAAATATAACTGTAGCTTCTATAAACAAGCGTATTTTGGCTTATAGTGTTGATGAAATCATAGTAAGCGTTTTGTTTCTTATAGTTTATTGGGATAGTTTGATGTCGGTTTCTGGCGATGTCGAAAAGCTTGTATTAATGGTGTCAAATTTATTTTTTCAAATCACGCTTTTGAGAGTGGTTTATCATACATTTTTTACATGGTATTATGGTGCGACACTTGGAAAAATGATGTTTAAGATAATTTGCATAGATACAGTTATGCTTAGCAAACCAACCCTTAGTGCTAGCTTTTTAAGAGCCACTATTAGGATTTTTAGCGAGTGGTGTTTTTATCTTGGATACGTATGGGCTTTAGGTAATCCGTGCAGACAAACATGGCATGATAAATTAGCAAGAACAGTGGTTTGCAATGCTTATTAA
- a CDS encoding phosphoribosyltransferase, protein MISPNDLKFENQLDAAEKLLEILPKNELINGDYVIICSSLESVVLADKVATGLGLSYELLFSEQITAPNNPECEVGMVSETEEIVVNEELIKAFNITLDFIYGEAHRKYEEKILKNVYKYRKGKLLWDLKGKNILLIDEGCETGTTALTSIKTLINLEVKSIVYATPLMPLSLVSYLNTLVDSIFCVRKIANFVDVDFYYKNKIDQAPETIMSILEESPYYLPLQK, encoded by the coding sequence GTGATAAGCCCAAATGATTTGAAATTTGAAAACCAACTAGATGCCGCAGAAAAATTATTAGAAATTTTGCCAAAAAATGAGCTTATAAATGGTGATTATGTCATCATTTGCTCATCTTTGGAATCAGTTGTTTTAGCTGACAAGGTTGCTACTGGCTTAGGACTTAGCTATGAACTACTTTTTAGCGAGCAAATCACAGCTCCAAACAACCCAGAATGTGAAGTAGGAATGGTTAGCGAAACTGAAGAGATAGTGGTAAATGAGGAGCTTATAAAGGCTTTTAATATTACTTTGGATTTTATATATGGTGAAGCCCATAGAAAATACGAAGAAAAAATCTTAAAAAATGTTTATAAATATAGAAAAGGAAAGTTGCTTTGGGATTTAAAAGGTAAAAACATCTTACTCATAGATGAGGGGTGCGAGACTGGAACTACAGCACTTACAAGCATAAAAACGCTCATAAATTTGGAAGTAAAATCCATAGTTTATGCGACGCCACTTATGCCTTTAAGCTTAGTTTCATATCTAAATACATTAGTTGATAGCATTTTTTGTGTTAGAAAAATAGCAAATTTTGTCGATGTGGATTTTTATTATAAAAACAAGATAGATCAGGCTCCAGAAACCATTATGTCTATACTTGAAGAGAGTCCATATTATTTACCGTTACAAAAATAA
- a CDS encoding LPS-assembly protein LptD, translating to MLIKKSLSLVFLASVAFGGNVENVEFLADQVEKNGEIIDANGNVLLYSQTYLATANKAKYDQANEIVELFGNVNMLKGQSETSRSNYAKINLKTNEVELDSSFAMDKSKELWIQSDESCSSDEKYDVKNSIVSSCNVQDPDWHIKFSSGELNKQSKFLHLYNPVFYVGDVPMFYLPYFGFSTDKTRRSGLLKPQIGYSGNEGLIYIQPVYVAVDEWWDLEFDPQIRTNRGLGGYSTFRFADSPYSNGLIRAGFFEEKTSYQEKEELKNKRHHGFEIEYDRDRLVKHLISDDLSEGLYLRYISLNDIDYLNLRGKGEEDYDSLVQSKLNYFLSSSENYLGVYGKYYIDTAKLSDPYKNKDTVQELPTIQYHSFLDTFIVPNLTYSFDSKYHNYTRQVGATASQYEFNVPVGVNFNVLNDFANLSITENLYATHIDYNDNKYVSGNHLLDDDTNDYINHYHNIALETDLAKAYEDFYHTMNIKLDYIKPGYSSGMIDKKLLKYYMLPNGANLQNISDSLFEDNFLAELSDEYTTENGAANFTQYFYDDEGRKFLRHSIKQGYNFDDKEFNNLQNRLNLYLGNFTFANKVEYSHIYDRFAKIQTGVGYSNSLISSNIYHTYQEQVKDIRKYDKESYLTSSLSFKLPKNYKLLGAFDYDVEREYTKMWRLGLNYQRKCWNYTFIYQEDIEPKNTSAGLQSKKSQGFFLYFSFYPLGNVGYNFSIEQDNNGANQ from the coding sequence ATGCTTATTAAAAAATCTCTTTCACTTGTATTTTTAGCCAGCGTTGCGTTTGGTGGAAATGTCGAAAATGTAGAGTTTCTGGCTGATCAAGTAGAAAAAAATGGCGAAATTATAGATGCAAATGGCAATGTTTTGTTATATTCTCAAACATACTTAGCCACCGCAAATAAAGCAAAATATGACCAAGCAAACGAAATAGTTGAGCTATTTGGAAATGTAAATATGCTAAAAGGTCAGAGCGAAACTTCTCGCTCAAACTACGCAAAGATAAATTTAAAAACAAATGAAGTGGAGCTAGATAGCAGCTTTGCTATGGATAAAAGCAAAGAGCTATGGATACAAAGCGATGAGAGTTGTAGCAGCGATGAAAAATACGATGTAAAAAACTCAATAGTATCAAGCTGCAACGTCCAAGATCCTGACTGGCATATTAAATTTAGTAGTGGCGAGCTAAACAAACAAAGCAAATTTTTACACCTTTATAATCCAGTATTTTACGTGGGCGATGTGCCTATGTTTTATCTGCCGTATTTTGGATTTTCTACTGATAAAACAAGAAGAAGTGGGCTTTTAAAACCACAAATTGGCTACAGTGGCAATGAAGGGCTTATATACATTCAGCCAGTTTATGTAGCTGTTGATGAATGGTGGGATTTGGAGTTTGACCCGCAGATTAGGACAAACCGTGGGCTTGGAGGGTATTCTACTTTTAGATTTGCTGATTCGCCTTACTCTAATGGACTTATAAGAGCTGGATTTTTTGAAGAAAAAACCAGCTATCAAGAAAAAGAAGAGCTAAAAAACAAAAGACATCACGGATTTGAGATAGAATATGACAGAGATAGGCTTGTCAAGCACCTTATAAGTGATGATTTGAGTGAAGGATTATACCTTAGATATATAAGTTTAAATGATATAGATTATCTAAATTTAAGAGGCAAAGGCGAAGAGGATTATGACTCTTTAGTCCAATCAAAACTCAATTATTTTCTTAGTTCTAGCGAAAATTATCTTGGCGTATATGGAAAGTATTATATCGATACAGCAAAACTAAGCGATCCGTATAAAAACAAAGACACCGTCCAAGAGCTACCAACTATCCAATATCACAGCTTTTTAGACACTTTTATTGTGCCAAATTTGACATATTCATTTGATTCAAAATATCATAATTACACAAGGCAAGTAGGAGCTACAGCGTCGCAATACGAGTTTAACGTGCCAGTTGGAGTAAATTTCAACGTCCTAAATGACTTTGCAAATTTATCTATCACAGAAAACCTATACGCAACTCATATTGATTACAATGATAATAAATACGTAAGCGGGAATCACCTTTTAGATGATGATACAAATGACTATATAAACCACTACCACAATATCGCTTTAGAAACCGATCTTGCTAAAGCTTATGAAGATTTTTATCACACTATGAATATTAAGCTTGATTATATAAAACCAGGATATTCTAGTGGAATGATAGATAAAAAACTTTTAAAATACTATATGTTGCCAAATGGTGCAAATTTGCAAAACATTAGCGATAGTTTGTTCGAAGACAATTTTTTAGCTGAGTTAAGCGATGAATACACCACCGAAAACGGCGCTGCAAATTTTACTCAATATTTTTATGATGATGAGGGTAGAAAGTTTTTAAGACACAGCATCAAACAAGGATATAACTTTGATGATAAAGAGTTTAATAACTTACAAAATAGACTAAATTTATACCTTGGCAACTTTACTTTTGCAAACAAAGTAGAGTATTCTCATATCTATGATCGTTTTGCTAAAATTCAAACTGGCGTTGGCTACTCAAACTCTTTAATAAGCTCAAATATCTATCATACATATCAAGAGCAAGTCAAAGATATAAGAAAATACGATAAAGAAAGCTACTTAACATCATCTTTAAGCTTTAAATTGCCAAAAAATTATAAGCTCCTTGGTGCATTTGATTATGACGTAGAAAGAGAATATACCAAAATGTGGCGTTTAGGGCTAAATTACCAAAGAAAATGCTGGAATTACACATTTATCTACCAAGAAGATATTGAGCCAAAAAATACAAGTGCAGGACTACAGTCTAAAAAAAGTCAAGGATTTTTCTTGTATTTTAGCTTTTATCCGCTCGGAAATGTTGGCTATAACTTTTCTATAGAGCAAGATAACAATGGGGCAAATCAGTGA
- the guaA gene encoding glutamine-hydrolyzing GMP synthase has product MKNADILVLDFGSQYTQLIARRLREQGVYAELMPFNASVEAIKAKNPKGIVLSGGPASVYAKDAYFCDDEIFNLGLPILGICYGMQLLAHKNGAVVAPAGHKEYGKANLNIVKECDLLKGIPAQSVVWMSHSDKVNELPSGFEVLANSENSEFCVFGNEAKKMYALQFHPEVAHSEFGDAMLKNFAKICGCESTWNMGSFAKKEIAAIKEKVGNDKVLCAVSGGVDSSVVAALLAHAVPENLIVVFVDNGLLRTNEAKQVEEIFRLKLGINLISIDASELFLGRLAGVSDPEKKRKIIGETFIEVFDAEAKKHENVKYLAQGTLYTDIIESSVAGASKTIKSHHNVGGLPEWMKFELIEPLREIFKDEVRKLGLELGLSRDVVFRHPFPGPGLAIRIMGEVNKPSLELLRKADVILRDELKSSGWYDKTWQAFCVLLNVNSVGVMGDNRTYENAVCIRVVDASDGMTASFSRLPYDLLENCSRRIINEVDGINRVVYDISSKPPATIEWE; this is encoded by the coding sequence ATGAAAAATGCAGATATTTTGGTGCTGGACTTTGGTTCTCAGTACACTCAGCTTATCGCTAGAAGATTAAGAGAGCAGGGCGTTTATGCTGAGCTTATGCCTTTTAATGCTAGTGTTGAAGCAATAAAAGCCAAAAATCCAAAAGGTATCGTTTTAAGCGGTGGACCAGCAAGCGTTTATGCAAAAGATGCTTATTTTTGCGATGATGAGATTTTTAATCTTGGTTTGCCGATTTTGGGAATTTGCTATGGTATGCAGCTCCTAGCTCACAAAAACGGTGCTGTCGTAGCTCCTGCTGGACACAAAGAATATGGCAAAGCAAATTTAAATATAGTAAAAGAGTGTGATCTTTTAAAAGGAATTCCAGCTCAAAGCGTAGTTTGGATGAGTCACTCTGATAAAGTAAATGAGCTTCCTAGCGGCTTTGAAGTGTTAGCAAACTCAGAAAATAGCGAATTTTGCGTTTTTGGCAATGAAGCTAAAAAAATGTACGCTTTGCAATTTCACCCAGAAGTAGCTCATAGTGAGTTTGGCGACGCGATGCTTAAAAACTTTGCCAAAATTTGCGGATGTGAAAGTACTTGGAATATGGGAAGCTTTGCTAAAAAAGAGATCGCTGCTATCAAAGAAAAAGTAGGCAACGATAAGGTGCTTTGTGCAGTAAGTGGCGGCGTGGATAGCTCAGTAGTAGCTGCTCTTTTAGCTCACGCAGTCCCAGAAAATCTAATCGTGGTTTTTGTGGATAATGGACTTCTTAGAACAAACGAAGCCAAACAAGTAGAAGAGATATTTAGGCTCAAACTTGGTATAAATTTAATAAGCATAGACGCAAGTGAGCTGTTTTTAGGCAGACTTGCAGGCGTCAGCGATCCAGAGAAAAAACGCAAAATCATTGGCGAGACATTTATAGAAGTCTTTGACGCTGAAGCTAAAAAACACGAAAATGTAAAATATTTAGCTCAAGGCACGCTTTATACTGACATAATAGAAAGTAGCGTCGCAGGAGCGTCAAAAACTATCAAAAGTCATCACAATGTAGGTGGTCTTCCTGAGTGGATGAAATTTGAGCTTATCGAGCCTTTGCGTGAGATTTTTAAAGATGAGGTAAGAAAACTTGGACTTGAGCTTGGACTTAGCCGTGATGTAGTTTTCCGTCATCCATTCCCTGGACCAGGTCTTGCTATACGCATCATGGGCGAGGTAAATAAACCAAGTCTTGAGCTACTTCGCAAAGCTGATGTAATACTAAGAGATGAGCTAAAAAGTAGTGGCTGGTATGACAAAACTTGGCAAGCATTTTGCGTGCTTTTAAATGTAAATAGCGTGGGCGTAATGGGTGATAACCGCACTTATGAAAACGCAGTTTGTATCCGTGTAGTAGATGCAAGCGACGGTATGACGGCGAGCTTTTCAAGACTTCCTTATGACCTGCTAGAAAACTGCAGTCGCCGCATTATAAATGAAGTTGATGGGATAAACCGCGTAGTCTATGACATCAGCTCAAAACCACCTGCAACTATCGAGTGGGAATAA
- the purD gene encoding phosphoribosylamine--glycine ligase has protein sequence MNILIIGSGGREYAIGLRLKEDKNVTNIYFSPGNGATQKIGKNIITKDFNELAKFAKDSNISLTIVGPENALSAGVVDIFKELGLNIFGPSKAAARLESSKAYMKEFLAKNSIRTARFINTNSQDEADKFIETLGQTVVVKADGLCAGKGVIIATNHEEAKEAVRDMLSGDSFGEAGKRVVVEEFLDGFELSFFAICDGDSFVSLPVAQDHKRLLDNDKGPNTGGMGAYAPSPLASKELIARVEEEVVKPTLIGMKNENAPFCGVLFVGLMVVNDTPYVLEFNVRFGDPECEVLMPLIDGNLSQILLDAATGKLNQIKLRDEFAVGVVMSSKNYPYSSTPKAKITVENVPVGSYIDYAGVSSENGEIYADGGRVLVAVGKGKSIKEAQIKAYELIENIKFEGSHYRKDIAYQALK, from the coding sequence ATGAATATTTTGATTATCGGAAGTGGCGGCAGAGAGTACGCCATAGGACTTAGACTTAAAGAAGACAAAAACGTAACAAATATCTACTTTAGCCCAGGAAACGGGGCAACCCAAAAAATCGGAAAAAATATAATCACAAAAGACTTTAATGAACTTGCTAAATTTGCTAAAGATAGCAACATAAGCCTAACTATAGTAGGTCCAGAAAATGCCTTAAGTGCTGGAGTTGTTGATATTTTTAAAGAACTTGGACTTAATATTTTTGGTCCAAGCAAAGCTGCAGCTAGACTTGAAAGCAGTAAGGCTTATATGAAAGAATTTTTGGCTAAAAATAGCATTAGAACAGCAAGATTTATAAACACAAATAGCCAAGATGAAGCAGATAAATTTATTGAAACTTTAGGTCAAACAGTAGTCGTAAAAGCCGATGGCTTATGTGCTGGAAAAGGCGTGATAATCGCTACAAACCATGAAGAAGCCAAAGAGGCTGTGCGTGATATGCTAAGTGGAGATAGCTTTGGCGAAGCTGGAAAAAGAGTGGTTGTAGAAGAGTTTTTAGACGGATTTGAGTTAAGCTTTTTTGCGATTTGCGATGGAGATAGCTTCGTAAGCTTGCCAGTAGCTCAAGATCACAAAAGACTACTTGATAATGATAAAGGACCAAACACTGGTGGAATGGGAGCTTACGCGCCAAGCCCACTAGCTAGTAAAGAGCTTATAGCAAGAGTTGAAGAAGAAGTTGTAAAACCGACTTTAATAGGTATGAAAAACGAAAATGCACCATTTTGTGGAGTACTTTTTGTTGGCTTAATGGTAGTAAATGATACTCCTTACGTGCTTGAGTTTAATGTGCGTTTTGGTGATCCTGAGTGTGAGGTTTTGATGCCTTTAATAGACGGAAATTTGAGCCAAATTTTACTTGACGCTGCTACTGGAAAGCTAAACCAAATTAAGCTTAGAGATGAGTTTGCAGTCGGCGTGGTAATGTCAAGCAAAAATTACCCATATAGCTCAACTCCAAAAGCAAAAATAACAGTAGAAAATGTGCCTGTTGGCTCATATATAGATTACGCAGGGGTAAGCAGTGAAAATGGCGAAATTTACGCTGATGGCGGCAGAGTTTTAGTAGCAGTAGGAAAAGGCAAAAGCATAAAAGAGGCTCAAATTAAGGCTTATGAGCTTATAGAAAATATTAAATTTGAGGGCAGTCACTACCGCAAAGACATAGCTTATCAGGCGCTTAAATGA
- a CDS encoding polyribonucleotide nucleotidyltransferase, with amino-acid sequence MQCSIEVNNQVEIYDINKVAKQAAGAVLLRVKNTVILATVAREDTQVTEDFLPLTVQYIEKQYAAGRIPGGYIKRETKPGDFETLTSRIIDRSLRPLFPKGYAYPTQIVVMVLSSDPEVDLQVAALNAASVALYLSDIPVNRAVCGVRVGYIDNKFIINPSNSELKKSALDLYVAGVNDELLMIEMRSLPNEQNEIVPVIAIDPMIDPSLNEGFVARQNMNEFSEDLMVDAIKFAGEAILKGSMAYEEAFSHHKKEDANLEFKPEIENENIALYIDEFYKEDVKLAINQMAKSERASELTKIAKQIAASEVAVQEGWDENTISNILGKYKKKIVRTQIIEESRRADGRGLKEVRPITIETNILPSAHGSCLFTRGQTQALVVTTLGTDSDAQMNELLTEKGATADKFMFNYNFPGFSVGEASPLKAPGRRELGHGNLAKRALYPSVDLNSPYSLRVVSEILESNGSSSMASVCGGSLSLRAAGVETIKLVAGVAMGLIFEGDKHAVLTDIMGLEDHDGDMDFKVAGSMDGITALQMDIKLGGISLEVLKEALYQAKEGREHILKIMQRANDEIVINEEVLPKLELFSVDPSKIVDIIGQAGKTIKEIIEKFEVSIDLDREKGEVKIAGGQKGKVEAAKDYIIQITQKEPRGGGFKGKRDNRNVTPFNVGDEFEGEVKKVATFGVFISLRDGVDGLLHISKMSSPLNEGDKVKVKVSELKGGKISLDLN; translated from the coding sequence ATGCAATGCTCGATTGAAGTCAATAATCAGGTTGAAATTTACGATATAAATAAAGTTGCAAAACAAGCTGCAGGTGCAGTTTTATTGCGTGTGAAAAATACAGTTATACTAGCTACAGTTGCTAGAGAAGACACTCAAGTCACTGAGGACTTTTTGCCTCTAACAGTGCAATATATAGAAAAACAATACGCAGCAGGCAGGATTCCTGGTGGATACATCAAAAGAGAGACCAAGCCAGGCGATTTCGAGACGCTTACAAGCCGTATAATAGATAGAAGCCTTAGACCACTTTTCCCAAAAGGTTATGCATATCCGACTCAAATCGTGGTTATGGTACTTAGCAGCGACCCTGAAGTTGATTTGCAAGTCGCAGCCCTAAATGCGGCTAGCGTTGCACTTTATCTTAGTGATATTCCAGTAAATAGAGCAGTTTGTGGCGTAAGAGTTGGCTATATAGATAATAAATTTATCATAAATCCAAGCAATAGCGAGCTTAAAAAATCAGCTCTTGACCTATATGTGGCTGGCGTGAATGACGAGCTTTTAATGATAGAGATGAGAAGTCTTCCAAACGAGCAAAACGAGATAGTTCCAGTTATCGCTATCGATCCTATGATAGATCCTAGTCTAAATGAAGGCTTTGTTGCTAGACAAAATATGAATGAATTTAGCGAAGATTTGATGGTAGATGCTATCAAATTTGCAGGAGAGGCTATCTTAAAAGGAAGCATGGCTTATGAAGAGGCATTCTCTCACCACAAAAAAGAAGATGCAAATTTAGAGTTCAAGCCAGAAATCGAAAATGAAAATATCGCTTTATACATAGATGAGTTTTACAAAGAAGATGTTAAGCTTGCCATAAATCAAATGGCAAAAAGTGAGCGTGCAAGCGAGCTAACCAAAATAGCTAAGCAAATTGCAGCTAGCGAAGTAGCCGTGCAAGAGGGTTGGGATGAAAACACTATCTCAAATATACTTGGCAAATACAAAAAGAAAATAGTAAGAACCCAAATCATAGAAGAATCAAGACGCGCAGATGGCAGAGGATTAAAAGAGGTTCGTCCAATCACCATTGAGACAAATATACTTCCAAGCGCGCATGGTAGCTGCCTCTTTACAAGAGGTCAAACTCAAGCACTTGTGGTTACTACTTTAGGCACTGACAGCGACGCTCAAATGAATGAGCTTTTAACTGAAAAAGGAGCTACAGCTGATAAATTTATGTTTAATTACAATTTTCCAGGCTTTAGCGTAGGTGAAGCAAGCCCACTAAAAGCTCCTGGTAGACGTGAGTTAGGACATGGAAATTTGGCTAAAAGAGCTCTTTATCCAAGCGTAGATTTAAACAGCCCATACTCACTAAGAGTAGTAAGCGAAATCCTAGAAAGCAACGGCTCAAGCTCTATGGCGTCAGTTTGTGGCGGTTCATTGTCTCTTAGAGCAGCTGGAGTTGAGACTATTAAGCTAGTAGCTGGCGTTGCTATGGGACTTATTTTTGAGGGTGACAAACACGCAGTTTTAACAGACATTATGGGACTTGAAGATCATGATGGAGATATGGATTTCAAAGTAGCTGGAAGCATGGATGGTATCACAGCTCTTCAAATGGATATTAAGCTTGGTGGCATCAGCTTAGAAGTTCTAAAAGAAGCACTTTATCAAGCAAAAGAGGGTAGAGAGCATATCTTAAAAATCATGCAAAGAGCAAATGATGAGATTGTCATAAATGAAGAAGTACTACCTAAACTAGAGCTATTTAGCGTAGATCCTAGCAAAATAGTTGATATAATAGGACAAGCAGGAAAAACTATAAAAGAGATTATAGAAAAATTTGAAGTTAGTATCGATCTTGATAGAGAAAAAGGCGAAGTCAAGATAGCTGGCGGACAAAAAGGCAAGGTCGAAGCGGCAAAAGATTATATAATCCAAATCACTCAAAAAGAGCCAAGAGGTGGTGGATTTAAAGGTAAAAGAGACAATAGAAATGTAACTCCGTTTAATGTCGGAGATGAGTTTGAAGGTGAGGTTAAAAAAGTCGCTACATTTGGTGTATTTATATCTCTAAGAGATGGCGTGGACGGGCTTTTGCATATCTCAAAAATGAGCTCACCACTAAATGAAGGCGACAAAGTCAAAGTAAAAGTAAGTGAGCTAAAAGGTGGCAAGATATCTTTAGATTTAAATTAA